The following proteins come from a genomic window of Sander vitreus isolate 19-12246 chromosome 14, sanVit1, whole genome shotgun sequence:
- the myclb gene encoding protein L-Myc-1b encodes MPGISSTESHYENWDMDHLDHYQHYFYDDHHDPDEDFFKSTAPSEDIWKKFELVPTPPMSPIRAVEGSGRVGLLYPSLGDKLEWVSQFLGQEDEQQQQQQQQQQQDLPCKLTTANDSFGNLSSIIIQDCMWSGFSAGQQLERVVGERCTSCPGTGGTGNAAKVAAGSAVPSPGRAQCAPADASALSGLAADCVDPAGVLTFPLTGGCKKQVSSGSESHTDSSDDEDDQDEDEEEIDVVTVEHKQQRKPRRRRLVNARKPVTITVRGDPLDLGMKRFHISIHQQQHNYAAPSPDAIPPPVEPPRKRVRQEASSQAPQPHQNSHYHQPRPGHTPLNLDSRKSHVTVAGVRSESPNLSACSPTSSPSPSSPPPSSSSSHSQSSPSKPHSFCHLSSPQSSDCEDTDKRRAHNFLERKRRNDLRSRFLSLRDEIPGLADCPKTPKVAILTRATEYLQQLHASERQKAQERKQLKSRQLQLLQRLALLKRS; translated from the exons ATGCCGGGCATTAGCTCCACCGAGTCTCATtatgaaaactgggacatggACCATCTCGACCACTACCAACATTATTTCTACGACGACCACCACGACCCGGACGAGGATTTCTTCAAGTCCACAGCGCCCAGCGAGGACATATGGAAGAAATTCGAGCTGGTACCGACCCCGCCCATGTCCCCTATCCGGGCGGTGGAAGGGTCTGGCAGGGTCGGGCTGCTGTACCCGTCTCTAGGGGACAAGCTGGAGTGGGTCTCTCAGTTCTTAGGCCAGGAggatgaacaacaacaacaacaacaacagcagcagcagcaggacctGCCCTGTAAGCTGACCACGGCCAATGACTCCTTCGGGAACCTGAGCTCCATCATTATCCAGGACTGCATGTGGAGCGGCTTCTCGGCCGGACAGCAGCTGGAGAGAGTTGTAGGGGAGCGCTGCACCTCCTGTCCCGGGACAGGCGGGACGGGGAATGCTGCCAAAGTCGCAGCCGGCTCTGCCGTTCCATCCCCGGGGAGGGCACAGTGTGCCCCCGCCGACGCGTCGGCCCTCAGCGGACTGGCGGCGGACTGTGTGGACCCGGCCGGGGTGCTCACTTTCCCGTTAACCGGTGGATGCAAGAAACAAGTGTCCTCTGGTTCCGAGTCTCACACCGACTCATCAG ATGACGAAGATGACCAGgatgaggatgaagaagagATCGATGTGGTGACGGTGGAGCACAAGCAGCAACGCAAACCTCGTCGACGACGACTGGTCAACGCTCGCAAGCCGGTGACCATAACGGTGCGCGGTGACCCCCTGGACCTCGGCATGAAGCGTTTCCACATCTCCATCcaccaacagcagcacaactATGCTGCTCCCTCCCCGGACGCGATCCCCCCGCCGGTCGAGCCGCCTCGGAAGAGGGTCCGGCAGGAGGCCTCCTCCCAGGCCCCCCAGCCGCACCAGAACTCCCATTACCACCAGCCCCGGCCCGGCCACACCCCTCTGAACTTAGACAGCAGGAAGTCTCATGTGACCGTGGCTGGAGTCAGGTCCGAGTCGCCTAACCTCAGCGCTTGCTCTCCTACCTCCTCCCCATCCCCTTCGTCTccccccccttcctcttcctcctcccattCCCAAAGCTCTCCCTCCAAGCCCCACTCCTTCTGCCACCTCTCCAGCCCCCAGTCCTCCGACTGCGAGGACACAGACAAGCGCAGGGCGCACAACTTCCTTGAGCGCAAGCGAAGGAACGACCTGCGCTCGCGTTTCCTGTCGCTGCGGGACGAGATCCCGGGCTTGGCGGACTGTCCCAAGACGCCGAAGGTGGCGATCCTGACGCGAGCCACGGAGTACTTGCAGCAGCTGCATGCCAGCGAAAGGCAGAAGGCTCAGGAGAGGAAGCAGCTGAAATCCAggcagctgcagctgctgcagaggCTGGCACTGCTCAAACGCTCCtga